From one Lolium rigidum isolate FL_2022 chromosome 4, APGP_CSIRO_Lrig_0.1, whole genome shotgun sequence genomic stretch:
- the LOC124649438 gene encoding aspartic proteinase nepenthesin-1-like: MYQELFFGGDQYTSGFLATESFTFGATTTAGVVFGCSANITVLGLAAGATGFLGFNRGPFSLTSQLNISGFSYFISHKDSSKSFFSFWADPACAVSVHQQPGKHTRYTPLLQPTANQNPYLYYVNLIGVKVDGQLLTAIPAGTFDVRVKDGSGGVYLSTTVPVTYLEEAAYSVLRQELVTRIQSQGVAPVSVDDDPLCYMTRSYKNIKVPRLALVFDGADATMNLYTKNYFLPVDGGQTCFTILPSNGGSVLGSLLQAGRTITYNDINGDGGSLSFD, encoded by the coding sequence ATGTATCAGGAGCTATTCTTCGGCGGCGACCAGTACACCTCTGGCTTCCTCGCCACGGAGAGCTTCACTTTCGGGGCCACGACCACCGCCGGTGTTGTGTTCGGCTGCAGCGCCAACATCACGGTACTTGGCCTCGCCGCCGGAGCAACTGGTTTCCTCGGCTTCAACAGGGGCCCATTTTCCCTCACATCGCAGCTCAACATCTCCGGTTTTTCCTACTTCATTTCCCATAAGGACAGCAGCAAGAGCTTCTTCAGTTTTTGGGCCGATCCCGCCTGCGCCGTATCCGTGCACCAGCAGCCGGGAAAGCACACCCGCTACACTCCACTGCTCCAGCCCACAGCCAACCAGAACCCTTACCTATACTACGTCAACCTCATCGGCGTGAAGGTAGATGGCCAGCTCCTGACGGCCATCCCAGCGGGAACCTTCGACGTCCGGGTGAAGGACGGCTCAGGCGGGGTATACCTGAGCACCACCGTGCCGGTCACCTATCTAGAGGAGGCGGCGTACAGCGTCCTGCGGCAGGAGCTCGTAACAAGGATCCAGTCGCAGGGCGTGGCTCCGGTGAGCGTCGACGATGACCCCCTGTGCTACATGACGAGGTCCTACAAGAACATCAAGGTTCCAAGGCTCGCGCTTGTGTTCGACGGCGCGGACGCGACCATGAATCTGTACACCAAAAACTACTTCCTCCCCGTCGATGGCGGGCAGACGTGCTTCACCATATTGCCCTCCAATGGCGGGTCCGTGCTAGGGAGCCTGCTGCAGGCGGGCAGGACGATCACCTACAACGACATCAATGGTGACGGCGGCTCGCTGTCGTTCGACTAG